GCGAAAAAAAAAACGATCATCAACCAGCCGGCCCTTGACCTCAATGGAAAACATCAGAAATTTCAGCATCATCGCCCACATCGATCATGGCAAATCAACCCTTGCCGACCGCTTTATCCAGATGTGCAACATGGTCACCGCCCGTGAATTCAAAGACCAGCTGCTCGACAGCATGGATATTGAACGGGAACGGGGAATAACCATCAAGAGCCAGACCATCTGCCTGCCCTACAAGGCCAGAAACGGCAAAAAATACATTCTCAACCTGGTGGATACCCCCGGGCATGTTGATTTCAGCTACGAGGTTTCCAGGGCTCTCGCCTCCTGCGAAGGCGCCCTGCTCTTGATCGATGCCGCCCAGGGCGTCGAAGCCCAGACCCTTGCCAACCTGTACCTTGCCCTTGAGAATAACCTGGAAGTTATCCCGGTCATGAACAAGATAGATCTGCCCTCAGCCGATCCCGACGAAGTGACAATCCAGATCGCCGACGACCTTGGCCTTGATATCGACCTTATTCAGAGATGCTCGGCAAAAACCGGCCAGGGGGTCGCTGAAGTTCTTGAGGCTGTTGTCAATCTTCTCCCCCCGCCCACCGGAGACCCGGACAAACCTCTTGAGGCGCTCATCTTCGATGCCAACTATGACCCCTACCGGGGGACAATCATCTCCTGTCGAATCTTCGAGGGCAGGGTAAAAGCCGGCGACACCATCATGTTCATGTCAAACGGTGCAACATACCGGGTTGAGGAGGTCGGTCTTTTTCACCTGACCAGATTTCCTCAAAAGGAATTGCTCGCCGGACAGATCGGCTATATCCTGGCCGGGGTTAAAACCGTCAACGACACCAAACCCGGCGACACCATTACCATCAAATCGAACCCTTGCAAGAAACCTTTACCTGGTTTCAAGGAAGTCCAGCCGGTGGTTTTCTCTTCAATCTATCCGATCTCCACAGATGACTACGAAGATCTGGCGACCGCCCTCGAAAAACTGAAACTCAATGACGCCGCTTTAACCTTCCAGAAAGACAGCTCAACAGCTCTCGGCTTCGGTTTTCGCTGTGGATTCCTGGGACTGCTTCATCTTGAAGTCGTCCAGGAACGGCTGGAAAGAGAATTTGACATTCCGCTGATTCTTACCGTGCCCACTGTCGTCTATCATTTTTTCCTGCAGGACGGCTCATCCCTTGAAATTGACAACCCGGCCCATTTCCCCGACCCTACGGTGATCGACCGGACCGAAGAGCCCTATATCAAGGCGACCATCCTGATGCCGGAACGCTACATGGGGCCAGTCATGAACCTGTGCATGGAGAGACGGGGAGAAAACACCACCCATCATTATCCTACTCCGGGAAGGATAGAACTTTCCTGTGAACTTCCCCTTGCCGAGGTTATCTACGACTTCTACGACAAGCTCAAATCCATTACTCAGGGTTACGGATCATTCGACTACGAACTTTTTGACTACCGTCCCAGCGATCTGGTAAAATTGGACATCCTGGTAAACAGTGAGAAGGTCGATGCCCTGTCCCAGCTCACTCACCGGGCCAAAGCAAGGGAAAGAGGGCTCCATGCCTGCGAAATGCTGAAAGAAGAAATCCCGCGCCAGATGTTCAAAATTGCCATCCAGGCCGCCATCGGCGGCTCCGTGGTAGCCAGAACCAACGTCTCTGCACTCCGGAAGGATGTCACCGCAAAATGTTATGGCGGGGATATCACCCGAAAAAGGAAGTTGCTTGAAAAACAGAAGGCCGGCAAGAAAAGAATGAAGACTGTCGGCAATGTGGAAATTCCCCAGAAGGCATTCCTGGCGGTCCTGAAATCAGACCAGTCTTGAGACTGCCGCATATAAAGGAACTGTTGTGAAAATCCTCCTGATGGCTGCATTTCTGATTTTGCATTCGGCTATGCCGGTAAAGGCAGAACAGGGGTGCGGTGAACTTCTTGACAAGAACTGCACCAGCTGCCACTACAAAACAAGAATCTGCCAGAAGATCGGCCAGAAGAGTAAACGAGGCTGGAAGATCACCGTAAAAAGAATGCTTCGTTACGGCCTGCAGCTGGACGCCAGGCAGCAGGAACAGATCATTGAATGTCTGAACGAACTCAAAGAAGGATCCAAACTGGTTTGCGAGTAACCGTGTTCTCCCGGAGATCTACTGGACAGCCACTAGCTTGGCGCAACAGTTGACGGCACCTTTCCTGGCCATAATCTCATCGATCTGCGCCGCACTGAGAATATCGCTGGTCTGCTTCATCACATACACTACGCAGTCACCGCAGACATTCAGCACGTTCCGATAATCATCCAGAGAACTTACCACTTCCCAGCAGGGGAGGCCGGTCAATTCCGATTGTCTGAACACCGCACAATCCTCGTGCTTGTTGCAACCGGTGATTTCCCAGCAGGATGTTTCGACACTCATCTCATTTCACCTTATCTAAATAAAGATAATATTGCCGGACAGGTCCATCCTGCCAGGCGCATCCCCCGATGCCGGCTCAAGCAATCAAATATACTGGCAAAATAATTCCGGTCAAGAAATATCAAAATATCGTTCAAGAGAAGAGATAAGTTCGCCAAGCCCATCTCCGGTCTTTGCGGAAAAAACAACCCGCTCGGCGGGACCCACATTGAACCCTGCGTCAAGGATTCTCGCCTGGCGGTTCGCCTGGTTCCGCGACAACTTGTCGGACTTTGTGTAGACCAGAAGGAAAGGAAGGGGAATACTCTGGAGCCAGCCCACCAATTCACGGTCCTGGGGCTTTGGGGGATGACGCACATCGATAATCACCACCACACAACAGAGCGTTTCACGTTTCTCAAGGTAGCTGGTGATCAATCCCTGCCAGTCATTTTTGATCTTCCTCGGAACCTTGGCAAATCCATACCCCGGCAGGTCGACGAGATACAGATCATCGCCGACCCTGAAATAATTAAGACTCTGGGTCTTGCCGGGCCTGGAACTCACCTTGACCAGACTGCGCCGGTTGATCAGCTTATTGATCAGACTCGACTTCCCCACATTGGATCTGCCGGCAAAGGCGATTTCCGGCAATTCAGCATCAGGAAGCTGGGAATTATTGAAAGCGCTCGTGACAAAACTGACCTGACAGGTCTCTCCCAGAATTTCACTGAGTGGTCGATTGATCTCCACAGGCGATCCGTCAGATCACTTTATTGAGGGAATACTCAATAATTCCCTCAGCCCCGGCCTGAAGCAAGGCAGGGATCAGGTCTCTCACCTGATGCTCGGAAATCACGGTCTCGACCGAATACCATTCCTTCTGGTAAAGACGGGCAATGGTAGGTGCATTCATGCTGGGCAGAATCTTGATGACGGTGTCGAGCTTTTCATCGGGGACATTCATTTTAAGCCCCACAATCTTGTCCGCCCTTAAAGCCCCCTGCAGCAGCATCGCGATATTCCTGATCTTCTGCTGTTTCCATGGATCTTCCCAGGCCTCCCGGTTGGCGATGAACTGGGTATTCGAAGTCATCATTTCATGGATAACCTTCAGACCATGAGCCCGGATCGTGCTTTCCGTTTCAGTCACTTCAACAATGGCATCCGCCAGTTTCGAAACCACCTTGGCTTCCGTGGCCCCCCAAGAGAATTCAATCTCAACATTGATGTTGTTCTGCGCAAAAAACTTTTTGGTATAGTTGACAAGTTCCGTGGAGATCTTCTTTCCTTCCAAATCCTGAATAGTCTTGATTTCGGAATCCCCCGGCACGGCAATAACCCATCGGGTAGGTTTTCTGCTCACCTTTGAATATACGAGATCATCGACCACAACCACATCGGAATCATTTTCAAGAATCCAGTCCTTCCCGGTAATTCCTGCATCGAGAATCCCCTGCTCGACATATCTCGACATCTCCTGGGGGCGGCAGATGGAACAGCTCAACTCGTCATCATCAACCTCCGGAAAATAATTACGCGAGGAAAGCTTGATCCGCCAGCCGGACTTCTCGAAAAGCTCAATCGTTGCCTTTTCCAGACTCCCTTTGGGTATCCCGAGTTTCAATATCTTCATTTTTTGTAAACCTCCTGCGGATCAAAAACCCTTTCATCTTTTACAGCGAATGCATCACCGGCGACTCTCCTGAAGAAACAACTGTGATAGCCTTTATGACACGCCGCGCCGCCAAGCTGTTCAACTTTGAAAACAACCGTATCCTCATCACAGTCGACAAGGATTTCCCTGATCAGCTGGACGTGGCCGGAACTTTCACCTTTCAGCCAGAGCTGCCCGCGAGACCGACTCCAGTAATGAGCCTTGCCGGTTTCAATGGTTTTTCGCCACGACTCTTCATTGATATAGGCCATCATCAATATTTCGCCGGTGGCATGATCCTGGGCGATGGCGGGAATGAGCCCGTTTCCTTTTGAAAAATTCAATGCATCCATAAGCTGTTATTCAGTCAATTGAGAAAACGAGGGGATCATCCCTCGTCATTTTCCTTCTTTTTCTGCTCCCGCCTCCGTTCTTCGGCAAGGAAGTTGATTATACAAGACTTTCTGAATTTACAATACTCTTCCCTGTGTTCACAGAGCGCTTCTTCAGACTCATATTCTTTTTTATGCTTCTCACAAACAAGTATCATTGAAACAAATCATCCCGGGCACAGCCATCGGTAATCTTAATATATTCTGAAATTGCTGCAGAAAGTTAACGCCCCTGAAGATTCCGGCTTAAAAAGCCGCAGGGTAATTCCGCCTGCCCATAATCAGATGGAGGCGACCTCTCCAGACATCTGAAATGCCATAATTACCAAGAATGATCATACCACTGCATAACACCCCTGGTTTCGGGAGTGATGAAATTATGAACATCGGCAGGAGTTGTCAAGTAATTTAGCGTGAAGCGATCATGCAATTTTGACAATTAAACAATTAATTGCTAATAAAACGACAGGCTGATCTTTTTTCAGACATCGATCCTCTTCCATTCCACAGGAACAGCAGAATAATCACATGAAAAGCTTTTTATCTAAAATTCCCGCCATCCCACTCGGTGTTGCAGCGCTCTTCATGCTTCTCGCCCCCTTTTCCCCCATGCCCCATGCCTTTGAGAAAATCTCGCTACTTTTTAACGGGCAACTTTCAAAACCCATTGATATATTTGACCTGTTCTTTCATCTCACACCGGCCCTGCTTCTCTTGTTAAAACTCGTGATGCCGGCTGAAACAACAAAGGACATCCAATAAGTTAAATCATTCTACCAGACTCTTTTTACCGCAGGAGAAACAGATGCAGCAACATGTACAGGAAGGCGATTTCATCACCGTTGTTTATGATGGGATCCTCGATAACGGCGAAATTTTCGAAACTTCAAGCGATACAGGCCCCCTGGAGTTTACCGTCGGTCTCGGCAATGTAATGGCCGCCTTCGAGAACGGCGTGCTCGGCATGTGCAAAGGTGAAACCAGAGAGATAAAGGTCTCTCCGGAGGAAGGCTTCGGCCCGCACAACCCTGAACTGACCCAGACCATTGACCGGGATTCCCTAGGGACAAACATAGAGCCAAAAATCGGAATGGTTCTGGGAATGACCCTTGAAAAAGATGGCCAGACCCACCAGGTTCCGGCCATGGTTGTTGATATCTCAGGCGATCAGGTGATTGTTGACTACAATCACCCGCTGGCCGGCAGGGAACTGACCTACAGAATTACCGTTAAGGATATCAAGGCGCCGGGTATAGTTTCTGCGGACCAGGCGTGCGGCTGCAACTGATTGGACATAATATGACCCAAGCTCCCGCCGCCCTTTTGATCATAGCCGGTTCCGACCCTTCCGGCGGCGCCGGCATCCAGGCCGACCTGAAGACGGCAGCCACCATCGGCGTATATGGCGCTGCAGCAATCACCAGCCTCACCGTCCAGAACACGGAAGGGGTGTTCTCGGCAAATCCTGTGGAGCCATCCCTGGTAAAGGAGCAGGTGGAAAAGGTCCTCGCCGATCTGCCGGTCAGTCATATCAAAACCGGCATGCTCGGAAACTCCGGGATCACCGGAACAGTGGGTGAAATTCTGGCCCGGTTTGAGGGGGTTGTGGTTTGTGATCCTATTCTGCATTCCTCCTCCGGAAAATCATTGCTTGAGGGCGCTTCCGTTCACGATCTGAGAAAACACATCATCTCTCGCGCCACTGCCATCACCCCGAATTTTCCCGAACTGAAAGCTCTTTCCGGCCACGAATTAGCCAACGACGATGATATGCGCTATGCGGTGGAACGTCTGTTCACCAAGCACCCTGCACTGAAAGTGGTTGTCGTTAAAGGAGGCCACCGCGATATGAGTTCGGCAGAGGTTAGCGACTTCTTGTTCCGGAGAACGGAGGGAGAAATTCTCGAAAGCAGGTCTGCCAGAAGAAGGGTGACCACCTCAAACACCCACGGCACCGGTTGCACTTTTGCTACAGCACTGACCGCTTACCATATGCAGACAGGCGACTGGACCAGATCATTTGAACTGGCGGGGGAATATGTACAGGAGATTCTCATCGCAAGTGCCGGAATTCAACTCGGCAAAGGCACAGGCCCCCTGCAGCATCATCTGTTCAGTAGATGACCCTCCCCTCCATCGGAATTCTGGGTATCAGGTCATTCTGATGCGGCCACAATCCGGGCAGATCCAGGTAGGGCCGTTGCTGATTCCCCAGAGATTTTCCCGAAAGCATTCTTCACAGATCTGGAAGCCGCAGACACAGTTGATGCAGTACGGCAAGGTTTTCCTGCAGCAATGGCATTGGTAATCCTTGCCTCCCCTGCGCCTGCGCGAATATGATTTTTTCTCGGGTTGAGTCATCCGGTGTAAAATAAGAGATACTGCTTTCGATGTCTATTTCAATTCATCATTTGGGATACAAAGCATACTGAATTGATTTTATTCCCTGCTCAATAATCGCGCCTTCCCAAACGGTCCCTCCCCCCCCCTTTGAAGGGACCCATCCCCCATTGCTTGTCCAACATAAAACTCAAAATTCAAAAGACATTACCATCATGATACCTTCAAAATTTCTTTTGCCGGTTTCTATGGCCTGCCTGTTTTCTTCGATATTCAATCTTTCGGTTGCAATTATGGAATCAAAAAGAAAATTCTTGAATTTTCCCTCGGGCATGAGCTCATTGACAGCATAGGCAAGTGTTAAACTGGTGAATCCGGAAATCAAAAGATCATTCCGCTCCGGGTGAGCTCCGAGAAGAGGATTAAGTTCTTTATATCCATTCGATTTATAAAACATTTTAACACTCTGCTGATAATCGATCATGGCCAAAGTGGCTAAAGTCAACAGCTTTTCATCGTTGGCTTTGGAGAAATTGAAATCAAGGGCCGCAGCGGGAGTAGCAAAACAGATAATGAAAAGGACTAAGGTTGCGATGGTTTTCATGGTCTTGTCTCCTGAAAATTGGGAGACAATCCAGAAACGCTTTTACAAAAGATCCGCCTGTTTCACCAGCCTGCAAAGCATAAAAAACCCCGGCACCCTGTTTCCAGGTGTCGGGGTAAGATTTGCTTTCAGGTTGTTGTTAAGTGATTTCATGGCTCTCTTCGGTAACCCGGCTATCCTTCTTAAAAGGATCCGTGGCTTTGCGTCCCTGGATTGCTCCAAGTTTGCCGTTATCGGAGAATGAATCTCTCTTAATTGTTATTATGCGCAGATCAGAATCCCAAAGTCAAATTTTTTTTTTGCCCCCCAAAAAAAATTCAAAAATGACCACGACCAATAGGCATTGAGATGGATTCTCCCGGCAAATCCCAACCGCAAAAACCCTCCTGGCAGGAATTACAACGGCTTAAGGAGTAGCGCCCGCAAAATATTGGACTTCTGCAAATCCTTTAAGTAAAGTCAAGCCATTGCCCCCGCGCCAGATAGTGAACAGGATGAGACTTCGAGCGATGGGAATTCATCCCGCAAGGGAGCACAAACTTGTCGCTTTGCATGTTCAAAATTCATCAAGGATA
The Pseudomonadota bacterium DNA segment above includes these coding regions:
- a CDS encoding RND transporter: MKSFLSKIPAIPLGVAALFMLLAPFSPMPHAFEKISLLFNGQLSKPIDIFDLFFHLTPALLLLLKLVMPAETTKDIQ
- a CDS encoding ATP phosphoribosyltransferase, with the protein product MKILKLGIPKGSLEKATIELFEKSGWRIKLSSRNYFPEVDDDELSCSICRPQEMSRYVEQGILDAGITGKDWILENDSDVVVVDDLVYSKVSRKPTRWVIAVPGDSEIKTIQDLEGKKISTELVNYTKKFFAQNNINVEIEFSWGATEAKVVSKLADAIVEVTETESTIRAHGLKVIHEMMTSNTQFIANREAWEDPWKQQKIRNIAMLLQGALRADKIVGLKMNVPDEKLDTVIKILPSMNAPTIARLYQKEWYSVETVISEHQVRDLIPALLQAGAEGIIEYSLNKVI
- the yihA gene encoding ribosome biogenesis GTP-binding protein YihA/YsxC → MGETCQVSFVTSAFNNSQLPDAELPEIAFAGRSNVGKSSLINKLINRRSLVKVSSRPGKTQSLNYFRVGDDLYLVDLPGYGFAKVPRKIKNDWQGLITSYLEKRETLCCVVVIIDVRHPPKPQDRELVGWLQSIPLPFLLVYTKSDKLSRNQANRQARILDAGFNVGPAERVVFSAKTGDGLGELISSLERYFDIS
- the thiD gene encoding bifunctional hydroxymethylpyrimidine kinase/phosphomethylpyrimidine kinase: MTQAPAALLIIAGSDPSGGAGIQADLKTAATIGVYGAAAITSLTVQNTEGVFSANPVEPSLVKEQVEKVLADLPVSHIKTGMLGNSGITGTVGEILARFEGVVVCDPILHSSSGKSLLEGASVHDLRKHIISRATAITPNFPELKALSGHELANDDDMRYAVERLFTKHPALKVVVVKGGHRDMSSAEVSDFLFRRTEGEILESRSARRRVTTSNTHGTGCTFATALTAYHMQTGDWTRSFELAGEYVQEILIASAGIQLGKGTGPLQHHLFSR
- a CDS encoding peptidylprolyl isomerase; the encoded protein is MQQHVQEGDFITVVYDGILDNGEIFETSSDTGPLEFTVGLGNVMAAFENGVLGMCKGETREIKVSPEEGFGPHNPELTQTIDRDSLGTNIEPKIGMVLGMTLEKDGQTHQVPAMVVDISGDQVIVDYNHPLAGRELTYRITVKDIKAPGIVSADQACGCN
- the lepA gene encoding translation elongation factor 4, which encodes MENIRNFSIIAHIDHGKSTLADRFIQMCNMVTAREFKDQLLDSMDIERERGITIKSQTICLPYKARNGKKYILNLVDTPGHVDFSYEVSRALASCEGALLLIDAAQGVEAQTLANLYLALENNLEVIPVMNKIDLPSADPDEVTIQIADDLGLDIDLIQRCSAKTGQGVAEVLEAVVNLLPPPTGDPDKPLEALIFDANYDPYRGTIISCRIFEGRVKAGDTIMFMSNGATYRVEEVGLFHLTRFPQKELLAGQIGYILAGVKTVNDTKPGDTITIKSNPCKKPLPGFKEVQPVVFSSIYPISTDDYEDLATALEKLKLNDAALTFQKDSSTALGFGFRCGFLGLLHLEVVQERLEREFDIPLILTVPTVVYHFFLQDGSSLEIDNPAHFPDPTVIDRTEEPYIKATILMPERYMGPVMNLCMERRGENTTHHYPTPGRIELSCELPLAEVIYDFYDKLKSITQGYGSFDYELFDYRPSDLVKLDILVNSEKVDALSQLTHRAKARERGLHACEMLKEEIPRQMFKIAIQAAIGGSVVARTNVSALRKDVTAKCYGGDITRKRKLLEKQKAGKKRMKTVGNVEIPQKAFLAVLKSDQS
- the hisI gene encoding phosphoribosyl-AMP cyclohydrolase; this translates as MDALNFSKGNGLIPAIAQDHATGEILMMAYINEESWRKTIETGKAHYWSRSRGQLWLKGESSGHVQLIREILVDCDEDTVVFKVEQLGGAACHKGYHSCFFRRVAGDAFAVKDERVFDPQEVYKK